A stretch of the Streptomyces ortus genome encodes the following:
- a CDS encoding alpha/beta hydrolase, whose product MRSSPHRRRSLVVAGIAAALLVLAAVLVWPDSTIRVPQGAKPDSLTMKPCSYDTEDGSVAADCGTLVVAENRRDSGSRLIALPVVRIRAASKPAGEPVFRFGGGPGQSNMDFPQAGRLTKNHDVVLVGYRGVDGSSRLDCDEVTNALQSSADMTGGQNLPHTRRAFERCADRLQRSGVDLTGYSAVQRVEDMESARKALGYRRINLLSSSAGTRTAMIYAWRHPDALRRSAMISVNPPGHLYWDPRITDTQFGQYADLCRADRACDAKTSDLAATIRSRVADMPSRWGPFRIKKTNVSILSQYSMHMNGEGSAPGNAPTVIDAYLDGGPGALWAMSVLADVTLPSSTVWGELASFAMIDAPAMRTYYGRGGDHGSILGNSSTDFLWGGPNGFSTVWPDSPDNAEYRTVRPSSVETLLIGGELDFSTPPVNATKELLPSLSRGSEVVLPGIGHTADFWQQQPRAGTHLLTTFYDSGRVDSSRFERRPVDFTAVPMSMSLIAGLLLAGVTGVPLLALLALVLLARRRRSRGAPGRLAGRWIRLLGTAPLGLAGWLLGVLFAWIFAPQWFITSLAVVVPGTGLLVGLGVYLARPDADPDGSKRTTTPMLVLLGAWLGALLGALAGSGLLIPATAVLGAVAGANVLLAIRTSRRRPLAATAVTG is encoded by the coding sequence ATGCGTTCTTCCCCTCACCGCCGTCGCTCCCTCGTCGTGGCGGGCATCGCCGCCGCGCTGCTCGTGCTGGCCGCCGTCCTCGTGTGGCCGGACTCCACCATCCGCGTCCCGCAGGGTGCCAAGCCGGACTCGCTGACCATGAAACCGTGCTCCTACGACACCGAGGACGGCTCCGTGGCCGCCGACTGCGGGACTCTCGTGGTCGCGGAGAACCGGCGCGACTCCGGCTCCCGGCTGATCGCCCTGCCGGTCGTACGGATCCGGGCGGCCTCGAAGCCGGCCGGTGAGCCCGTCTTCCGGTTCGGTGGCGGGCCGGGACAGTCCAACATGGACTTCCCGCAGGCAGGCCGCCTGACGAAGAACCACGACGTCGTGTTGGTGGGCTACCGCGGCGTCGACGGCTCGTCCCGCCTCGACTGCGACGAAGTGACGAACGCGCTCCAGTCGTCGGCGGACATGACCGGCGGGCAGAACCTGCCGCACACCCGCCGGGCCTTCGAACGGTGCGCCGACCGGCTGCAGCGCTCCGGCGTCGACCTGACCGGCTACTCGGCGGTCCAGCGCGTCGAGGACATGGAGTCGGCGCGCAAAGCGCTCGGCTACCGGCGGATCAACCTGCTCAGCTCCAGTGCCGGCACCCGGACCGCGATGATCTACGCATGGCGCCACCCCGACGCACTCCGGCGCTCGGCGATGATCTCGGTCAACCCGCCCGGACACCTGTACTGGGACCCCCGCATCACCGACACGCAGTTCGGCCAGTACGCCGACCTCTGCCGGGCCGACCGCGCCTGCGACGCGAAGACCTCCGACCTCGCCGCCACCATCCGTTCCCGGGTCGCCGACATGCCCAGCAGATGGGGGCCCTTCAGGATCAAGAAGACGAACGTCAGCATCCTGAGCCAGTACTCCATGCACATGAACGGCGAAGGCTCGGCACCCGGCAACGCGCCCACGGTGATCGACGCCTACCTCGACGGCGGACCCGGCGCACTGTGGGCCATGTCGGTGCTGGCGGATGTCACGCTGCCGAGCTCCACGGTGTGGGGAGAGCTCGCCTCCTTCGCCATGATCGACGCGCCCGCCATGCGGACCTACTACGGCCGGGGCGGTGATCACGGATCGATCCTGGGCAACTCCTCCACCGATTTCCTCTGGGGCGGCCCGAACGGATTCTCCACCGTGTGGCCGGACAGCCCGGACAACGCCGAATACCGCACCGTGCGCCCCAGTTCCGTGGAGACCCTGCTGATCGGCGGCGAACTCGACTTCTCCACACCGCCGGTCAACGCCACCAAGGAGCTGCTGCCCTCACTGAGCCGGGGGAGCGAGGTGGTCCTGCCCGGCATCGGACACACCGCCGACTTCTGGCAGCAGCAACCCAGGGCGGGCACGCACCTGCTCACCACCTTCTACGACTCCGGCCGCGTCGACAGCTCGCGATTCGAGCGCCGTCCGGTCGACTTCACCGCCGTCCCGATGAGCATGTCGCTGATCGCCGGTCTTCTGCTCGCCGGTGTGACCGGAGTGCCGCTGCTCGCTCTGCTCGCGCTGGTACTGCTGGCCCGCCGACGCCGCAGCCGGGGCGCGCCTGGCCGCCTGGCGGGCCGCTGGATCCGGCTGCTCGGCACGGCACCCCTGGGTCTCGCCGGCTGGCTCCTGGGCGTCCTGTTCGCCTGGATCTTCGCTCCGCAGTGGTTCATCACCAGCCTCGCGGTGGTGGTGCCCGGCACCGGGCTGCTGGTCGGCCTGGGGGTGTACCTGGCCCGGCCGGACGCGGACCCGGACGGCTCGAAGCGGACCACCACACCGATGCTCGTCCTTCTCGGCGCCTGGCTGGGCGCACTGCTGGGCGCTCTGGCAGGGAGCGGGCTGCTGATACCCGCGACCGCCGTCCTCGGTGCCGTCGCCGGAGCCAACGTCCTCCTCGCGATCCGCACCTCCCGGCGCCGCCCGCTCGCCGCCACGGCCGTCACCGGATGA
- a CDS encoding sensor histidine kinase: MSRTVYLAAAGRIRRWTARPAARDAQRSLARQAVSVALMCAAVDGLNFLTRGPDPGPWTPVLLAVVIAADVTLATAPRFSGWVAVIHAAVGVALAFVMPGRNPSTAGQLVGSYRAGAWLRGRSSAAALITVCAGNLASMVITGLTAPVTLLGVVAANALLPWLVGRYTTARKEHVEELRRQREATLRDAEAEIAAAVTRERETIAVELHDVISHHVGAIGVHTTAARLNLTGTAVPHDSPVHTSLAAVQQSGQAAMTDLRRLLSLLHDGSDSTDQPGVTMLPELFTNLRASGLHVMFVVYCSPPPLTKEVDITVYRVAQEMMTNVLRHGDGRAARVELDCVDGCVALTARNRVASPAADAPHASPPPGSGLGLRGMRKRAEALGGSGTFGVTTDGNYWESSVTIPLAGAR, from the coding sequence ATGTCCCGCACTGTGTACCTGGCCGCGGCTGGACGGATCCGCCGGTGGACGGCCCGACCGGCAGCGCGTGACGCGCAGAGGTCGCTGGCCCGCCAGGCCGTGTCGGTCGCGCTGATGTGCGCCGCCGTCGACGGTCTGAACTTCCTCACACGGGGCCCGGATCCGGGCCCGTGGACGCCCGTCCTGCTGGCCGTGGTCATCGCCGCCGACGTCACGCTCGCGACCGCACCGAGATTCTCCGGCTGGGTCGCCGTCATCCACGCGGCGGTGGGTGTCGCCCTGGCGTTCGTGATGCCGGGACGCAATCCGAGCACGGCCGGCCAACTGGTCGGCTCCTACCGGGCCGGTGCCTGGCTGCGCGGCCGGTCCTCCGCCGCCGCCCTGATCACGGTATGCGCCGGAAACCTGGCCTCGATGGTCATCACCGGACTCACCGCTCCGGTGACGTTACTCGGTGTCGTCGCCGCCAACGCCCTGCTGCCGTGGCTGGTGGGCCGATACACCACCGCCCGTAAGGAGCACGTGGAGGAGCTGCGCCGCCAGCGGGAGGCAACGCTGCGCGACGCGGAGGCCGAGATCGCCGCCGCGGTGACGAGGGAACGCGAGACGATCGCGGTCGAGCTGCACGACGTCATCTCCCACCACGTCGGCGCGATCGGCGTCCACACGACGGCGGCCCGGCTGAACCTCACCGGCACGGCCGTCCCCCATGACAGCCCGGTGCACACCTCGCTCGCCGCGGTGCAGCAGTCAGGCCAGGCGGCCATGACGGACCTTCGGCGGCTGCTGTCCCTGCTGCACGACGGCAGCGACTCCACCGACCAGCCCGGAGTCACGATGCTGCCGGAGCTGTTCACCAATCTGCGCGCCTCGGGTCTGCACGTCATGTTCGTCGTGTACTGCTCACCGCCGCCCCTCACGAAGGAAGTCGACATCACGGTGTACCGGGTGGCACAGGAGATGATGACGAACGTTCTCCGGCACGGGGACGGCCGGGCGGCACGGGTCGAACTCGACTGCGTGGACGGCTGCGTGGCCCTCACCGCCCGCAACCGTGTCGCCTCCCCGGCAGCGGACGCACCGCACGCATCCCCACCGCCGGGGTCCGGGCTCGGCCTGCGCGGCATGCGCAAGCGGGCGGAGGCGCTGGGCGGTTCAGGGACCTTCGGCGTCACCACGGACGGGAACTACTGGGAATCGAGCGTGACGATCCCGCTGGCAGGTGCCCGGTGA